A segment of the Salminus brasiliensis chromosome 1, fSalBra1.hap2, whole genome shotgun sequence genome:
TCTTTCAGCTCAGAGACAGATTTCCTCACTCCATCAAATGAGGGATGTTGATGGACAGGAATGCTGGCTGAGTCCTCAGATCcagaagagacacagagagactggAAACTCTAcagagagaagaaacacagtggaggaagatgaagatgaaggtggAGAAGAGAGATGAAGGAGATCAGAGCAAATGAGACTAAAGAGAAAGTTGGGATTACAGACAACTTTATTTAGTGGAGCTTAATGAACTTCTGCTGAGAGGAACTTTACAAACTTGATGAGGAGCAGCTTCCTCTGTAGATCAGTGAGTGTTACCTGGAGGAAATGGAGGTGATCCTCTGTGTGTGAAAGCTGCTCCAGCTCAGTGTGTCTCTTCTTTAGATCAGCCATCTCCTGCTGCAGTTTCTCCAGGAGTTCTTCAGCTCCACTCAGTTCAGCCTTCTCCTGAGCTCTGATCAGCTCTGTTACCTCAGAGCGCTTTTTCTCAATGGAGCGGATCAGCTCAGTAAAGATCCTCTCACTGTCCTCCACTGCTGCCTGTGCAGAgcgctgttacacacacacacacagagtgaatATTctctacaaggctaatgtagcagtggtgtaaaagtactCTGATTCTGATGAGATCTGAGTAACACTAAGAGTGAAGGAaaggagctggaggaagaatcAATCAGAGTAAAGAGGAAATAACAATAAAGGGAAGAAAGGAAAAGTGAAAGCTGCAATGAATCAAATCACTTCTAATTAATGTGATCTTTAGCAGAGCTGTTTCAGTACTGTGACCTGATCTGGAACCTGACTGGAATTGTTCAGaaacaatatatttttatttatttgtgtaaagATTCAATTTTCTAGTATTTTACTGAATAGAGTAGGTTGAGCTCATGTTTGAggtaaacactaaaacacaGAACAGTACTGAAGATCCTCACATTCTGATTATTAGATCTTAGTGTTGATTAATGTTGTAAAAAAGCATAGCAGGTaaatatttctgttttttttactgtaaagccGTTCTAACAACAACTGGAAGCTCATATTCGATCAGTAACAGATCATTTGTTCAGGAAATGTAGTAAAAATAAGGTAACCTTGTTTATGTGGAGTCTGACACTGTATTacacactgttatctataaacatggaaaAGAAATGATCTGTGCGTTTGTCAGGTTTTATAGATTAGaaatagctacattagcctcagtcCTTCACTGCAGAACTgaaaagcaaacttcagaccccGAACAGCTTTTGACTCTGTTtgggaaaaggagaaaaactgTGTCTTTCTGTTCTCACCTTAAGAGTGTTCACTGCCTGTTCCAGCTCCTGcagcttcttctgcttctcctgGATCCTCTGCTGGAGTCTCTCCTGCATCTCTTTTAGCTGAGTCTATGAACAAACACATTTGATGATGTTTATGAATTTGTGTGAATTATGATCTAGATGGGTAGATGGCTGTTGGCTGGTTACACATTCACTAACTGCTCTGATCAGTTTATTGAACTCTTCCGTACAAACAGCATTTGAACTCATTCCTTCAAAATCTATGTACTAAAACCAAGAACCGACTTTCTTTAACTCAATCAACTGATTAATGAAACTCCTTCTGGATGAGGAATCTAATTAGTCTGAGCTGATTCTGAATGATCTAACAGTTCTCACCTGTTTCCTGCTTCTTTCTGTTGTAGCTGAGACTGTATCGTGTCCCCTGTGATCCTCCATTGTGCATAAATAGCAGATAGAGCTCTGATCAGTACGACAGTAGATCTCGATCAGTCTTTCATGCTGAGAGCAGATCTTCTCTTGTAGCTGGGTGGACGCTTTGACCAGCTTGTGTTTCTTCAGTCCAGGAACTTCATAGTGAGGTTTAAGATGAGTTTCACAAAAGGAGACCAGACACGTCAGACAGGACTTGATGGCTTTGAGTTTTCTCCCGGTGCAGAAATCACACTCCACATCTCCAGGTCCAGCGTAACGGGGAGCAGGAGAAGCAGCTTCGAGTTGTGTCTTCTTCAGTTTCTCCACCACTTCAGCCAGCATGTTGTTCCTGCGTAGAACAGGCCTTGGAGTGAACGTCTCTCTGCACTGGGGGCAGCTGTAGACCCCCCTCTGTTCATCCTGATCCCAGCAGCCATTAATACACACCATACAGAAACTGTGTCCACAGTGGATGGTCACTGGATCCTTCAGCAGATCCAGAcagactggacagctgaactgcTCGTGATCTACTGAAATACTGGCCTCTGCCATTTTCCTGCACTTCtagactgagagagagcagcaCTCTGAGATCACTTTCGTTTTCTCTGAACTGAGCAGGAGGGACTTCCTGCTTTCCTGCTGCTCAGAGTgtcacagagaggagagagagagagagagagagagagagagagagagagagagagagagagagagagagagagagagagagagagagagagagagagagagatggattgAACTGATTGGTGGACTGGGAACTAAATATCTTGCACTTTTGCGGAACACATGACCGTTTAACTATTAGCTAAATTCATCAGCAAGAAATACAGAATTAAGTGGCTTTTACACACAGTGCTCCTCATGATCCAGGAGGTAGAGGAGCACACTTGGCTAAATCCCTCATGGTGGGACATATTATTAGGTACAGGAGTTCTTATTTGACATTATTTTACGGACCGTTAAACATTGATGGAAAATAACAGCCATTTTCAACAgtattattctgttattttaatgAAAGATGCATTTCTGTTGTAAATGGTCTGAATGTGAAATGCATTATGGGACATTTTTTAGACAAGTCCTAATAAAGCCACTCTGCACAAGCAGCCTGCTTTAACCTCTTCATTACAGTTTGTACTTTAGacacattttactgtgttttcatGAATTATTTAGCGTTTTATTAACAGTGATATCATGTGTTTATAAAAGCAGcattttactgtacatttctacaacagtgtaacaggcaGGACTTGTTCATTTATTATGTATCAGTCTGGATCTGTGAAGGACCTGTTAGCATGTATTATGCATCAGCTAGGACCTGGTGAGAGTTCTCCTCCCGCGAGCTGTATTGGGCAGCGCCCACAGGTGTAGTCTGCGTCTATTGGGCATGACGTCAACACAGCATGGCGCCTATATCTATCCGGACTTGCGCAACAGCGTTTGTTTGGCGTGGTGAACGCAGGTAGTATGAGTTATTGCTCTACAGACGGTGGGTGGATCATGTTTTATAGGAAGtgctctgtctgtttgttcagTTGAGGTACTTGATAAATCTGAGTTCAGGTAACTGTGGTGCCACATTAGTTAAAGTGGACTGGGTTCTATTGGTGGACCCATTTGGTATTAAGGTTACATTTACAGTAACTTATTGGCTTTTTTTGCTACAAATTACTGCCATGTTTAAACAGTGTAACAAGCAGTACAGTGATGCTGAGACTAATGCTGTGTATGAACCATAACACACTCTGCTCTGACAAATCtaatttgtgtatatatttatttattt
Coding sequences within it:
- the LOC140552179 gene encoding tripartite motif-containing protein 16-like gives rise to the protein MAEASISVDHEQFSCPVCLDLLKDPVTIHCGHSFCMVCINGCWDQDEQRGVYSCPQCRETFTPRPVLRRNNMLAEVVEKLKKTQLEAASPAPRYAGPGDVECDFCTGRKLKAIKSCLTCLVSFCETHLKPHYEVPGLKKHKLVKASTQLQEKICSQHERLIEIYCRTDQSSICYLCTMEDHRGHDTVSATTERSRKQTQLKEMQERLQQRIQEKQKKLQELEQAVNTLKRSAQAAVEDSERIFTELIRSIEKKRSEVTELIRAQEKAELSGAEELLEKLQQEMADLKKRHTELEQLSHTEDHLHFLQSFQSLCVSSGSEDSASIPVHQHPSFDGVRKSVSELKERLEEFCREEFRKIPPHAAAVQILSSEPKTREDFLQYYCRLTLDSNTVNNYLRLSEKNRVVMWSKEVQSYSDHPERFNRCFQVLCKESVCGRCYWEVEWSSGGIGWVYISVSYKGISRKGGGNECVFGRNSQSWSLVCSSSLSFLHNNIQTKLSAPPSSRIGVYVDHSAGTLSFYSVSDTMTLLHTLHTTFTQPLYAGFYVAGTVRLCDKK